GCAACAACACTAGAGGTATCATTTACAGCAGTCCCTGCCCATAATCCATATGCCATATCACTAAGTCCCAAGGCTCTTCCCATAACAGGAAATAAAAGTATCATAGCCATATCAAATAAAAATGTTGCTGAAATTGCATAAGCTATATCGTTGTCATCCGCTTCTATTACTGGGGCAATAGCTGCTATTGCTGACCCTCCACATATTCCAGTCCCAGCAGAAATAAGATTAGACAGCTTCCAATTAAGCTTTAAAAGCTTTCCAATAATATAGCCTCCACCAAAGCAGGTCAAAAGAGTAAATATCATAACTGTAAGTGATAATTTTCCTATTGTGAGTACTGTTTTAATGCTAAGTGATGCTCCTAAAAGTACAATTGCAAATTTTAATATTTTTTTAGATGTAAATTTTAGCCCTGGCTTTAATTTATCTGACTTATAGTAGTGATTTATAAGCATTCCTATAAATAAAGCTATTACTGACGCCCCTATCAAATGAATAGGAAGCAGATTTTCTAAAAATCTAGCTACTATTGCAATAACAACTGCTAAAGCCAATCCTGGTAATAAGTCCAATATTTTTTTGCTCATCTTGAGGTCACTCCATTTCTATAATATATTATTGCCTTAATAAGTATGGTATTCTATGAATTGATATTATCATTGTTTTATGATAAATTCTAATTATTATATTTTATTAATCAATAATTTTTTATTATGAGGTGGTTTTGTGTTAGATAGCAGAATATATACATTTTTAAAGCTCTGCGATGTTATGAATTATAGGATTACTGCCGAGGAGCTTAATATGACTCAGCCTGCTGTGACTCAACATATTAAGTTTCTGGAAAACTATTACGGATGTAATTTTTTTAAATACAGCTCAAGAAAATTATCCAAAACTCCTGAGGGAGTATTATTTGAAGCTTATTTAAGATCTGCTGACTATAACCAAGCTACTATAAAAAACCAGCTTTCTAAGAAAATCAAGCAAGCTATACGCATAGGCGCTACAAAAACAATTGGAGATTATGTAATAACAGATAACATTATAGAGCTATTAAATACTAAAGATATTGATTTGTCTCTTTATGTTGATAATACTAGCAATTTACTTGATGCTTTAAATCACAAAAAAATTTCATTGGCTTTAATAGAGGGTTTTTTTGACAAGGCTCACTACGAATATAAACTGCTAAGAGAAGAAGCCTTTATAGGAATCTGTGCTAAAAACCATTCCTTTGCAGGCAAAGAAGTACCTATCGAATCATTATTTGATGAGAATCTTATAATTAGAGAAGAAGGTTCTGGCACTAGAGCAATTCTAGAACAAATCTTAATAAACAATAATCATTCTCTTGATTCATTTAAAACTACAACTTGTATCAGCAGCTTTGAGGTTATAAAAAAGCTTGTTATTTACGAAGCTGGAATTTCATTTGTTTATAATGCTGTTGCAAAAAGCGATTCTAATCTTATGACCTTCAAAATAAAAAATAATCATATAACAAGAGAATTTAATTTTGTGTATCTTAAAAATACTGATGCTAATAAATATATATCCTATTTCGAATGATAAACAGAGCTATTTACACACAATTTTTATTCCAAAAACTAATAAAATACCTCCCAGCAGAAAGTATAATAATTAGACTCTCTAATTTGGAGGTATTTTATAGTTGATTATTTATACTATTAAAATTTATTTAATATAGTTTTTAGTTTTGTTTATAACTCTAAATGATTTACTATTTCGCTACACTATATATTATTTTATTAAGAATTACTCCAACTAAAGCCGCTAAGCTAAGTCCTGCTATACTAACTTGCTCAGTTACAGGGATTGCAATATTGATTCCAACATTCCCACCTAGACCTATTATCAAAATAACAACCATTATTATAATATTCTTTATATCCATTTTAATCTTACTATCTCTTATTGTTCTAACACCAATAAGTGAAATCATACTAAATAACATAAGTGATATTCCACCCATTACTGAGGTAGGAATACTTTGAAGGAAGCCTCCTACTTTTCCTATAGTACCTAAAACTATTGCTATAACAGCTGTAATTCTAAGTATAGAAGGGTCGTAGTTTTTAGTTATTGCAAGTACTCCTGTGTTTTCTCCATAAGTAGTATTTGCAGGTCCTCCTAAAAATCCAGCAACCATTGTAGCCAGTCCATCACCAATTAAAGTTCTGTTTAGCCCTGGATCTTCCATGAAGTTTTTTCCAACCACTGTTCCATTAGTTGTAATGTCTCCTATATGCTCCATAAACACCGCTAATACAACTGGTGCAATTATCGATATAGCTCCTATATCAAATTTAGGCATTGTAAATGCTGGCATACCGAACCATCCTGCACTTGTAATAGAACTTGTATCTAAAACTCCCATCTGCCAAGATAATAAATATCCTACAAATACCGCTGTAATAATAGCAAGTTGCTTAAAAAATCCCTTACCGAAAAATGTAATTAAAAGTGCAGTTGCAAGTGTAATTCCAGCTAATATGAAATTACTTGATGCCATTGAAAATGCTACTGGTACTAGATTTAAACCTATAACTACTATCATCGGCCCTATAACTTGAGATGGAAAAAAGCTTTTAACTTTATCTACTCCTATAGCTGCTACGATTAGAGACATAAGTACATACATCATCCCTGCAACCATTATTCCACCTTGAGCATATGCTAAATCTCCATATATTTCGCCAACTGATATAATAACAGGTATAAAAGCAAAACTTGAACCTAAAAATACCGGCACTTTACCCTTTGTACATAAATGAAAAATAAGGGTTCCAATACCGGCACATACAAGTGCAACCGAGCTGTTCATTCCTGTTAATATTGGTACTAAAACAGTAGCGCCAAACATAGCAATAAGATGCTGAGCTGCAAGTATTATTCTTTTTAATTGATTAAATGCTGTACTTACTGATTGAGTGTTAACTTCTGAAACATTAATAGCTTTTTCTGACATTATCTTTTCCTCCTTATGATTACGTGCGAGGAGAAAGACTATATTTTCTCCCCTTTTCAGCCTCCCTGGACTGATTTAAAAGGTTAACATTATATTACTCATTTATTGAAACATAGTTTTTGCCATCAACATCTTCAATGCTGACTTTAATAACCTCTAGCTTTGATGTAGGGACATTCTTTCCTACATAATCTGCTCTTATCGGTAGCTCTCTATGGCCTCTATCGATTAACACAGCTAGCTGAATAGTAAGAGGTCTTCCAACATCCATAATAGCATCAAGTGCTGCTCTTACAGTTCTTCCTGTATATAGCACATCATCTACTAATACAATGATTTTTTTTGTCACATCAAATCCCAAATTGGATTCCTTTACGACAGCTTGATCAGCTTTTTCAGATAAATCATCTCTATAAAGTGAAATATCAAGCTCGCCAACAGTGACTTTTTTACCTTCAATTTGTTCTATTTTTTTTGCAATTCTCTTGGCAAGTGGGACTCCTCTAGTTTTAATTCCTACTAGAGCTACCTCATCTACACCTTTGTTTTTTTCAATAATTTCATGGCCAATTCTAGTTATTGCTCTATCCATAGCCTTGTCATCCATAATAAGAGCTTTTTCTTGCATCTTATCCCTCCTTTAATGGATTTTTTGAAGCCTCCATTAAATTCTCTAATGATTATACCTTTTTACTACAGTTTAATCAAGTAAAAATCTTTGCAAAAATGATTTAAAAATTTCTGGCTCTTCTTTTTCAAATAACATAAACTCACCAGTTACTGGATGAACAAAGCCAAGAGTCTTAGCATGAAGAAGCTGTCCTTGGGCTTTAAACTTAGAGTTATGAGGACCATATAGGGTGTCCCCAACAAGTGGAAGCCCTTTACTTGCCATATGCACTCTAATCTGATGAGTTCGTCCTGTTTCTAAATTTGCCATAGCATACGAATAGTTTTCGTTAGACTTTATTTTTGTTATATGAGTAACCGCATGCTTGCCATCGCTGACTACAGCCATTTTCATTCTGTCTCTTGGATTTCTTCCTATTGGTGCATCTATTGTAAATTCATCTGCCTTTATATTGCCATGACATATAAAGGTATACGTTCTTTGAACTGTGTGCTCCTTAAGCTGCTCACTTAGTCCTCTATGAGCTATATCACTTTTAGCAATCATAAGTAGTCCAGATGTATCCTTGTCAATCCTATGTACTATTCCAGGGCGAATTATTCCATTTATAGACGAAAGCTGTCCTTTGAAATGATACATAAGAGCATTTACAAGGGTATGATTTGCATTTCCAGCTCCAGGATGAACTACCATTCCTCTTTCCTTATATACAACAGCTAAATCTTCATCTTCATATAAAATTTCTATAGGAATATCCTCTGCTTCGATAACTAGCTCTTTTGCTGGAGGAATTAAAATGCAAATGTTATCTAATTGAGCAACCTTGTAGCTCGATTTTTCTATCTTATCATTCACCGTAACTTTTTTATCTTTTATGAGCGACTGGATATAGGTTCTAGATAAATCACTAAGCGCAGATGAGATAAACACATCTAGTCTTAAGTCCTCTTCTTCCTCATCCACTATAAAATATTTTTTTTCTTCTATCATATTTTCTCCAAAATTTCTTTGTCCTTAATAATTAAAAAAATGAGCAATATCCCACCGACTACAACGCAAATATCAGCAAAATTGAATACAAACTGCCAAATACCTCTAAAATCAAACATATCAACTACAAATCCAAGCCATATTCTGTCAATTAGATTTCCTATAGCCCCAGCAGTTATTATGCTTAAAACAAAGGTTAGCTTTTTATCTATATTTTTATTTTTTTTAGTAAAATAAATCATGTAGCCTACAACTACCAATGTTATTAAAACAAAAAACCATGTTTTATTTTGAAGCATTCCAAAAGCTGCTCCTCTGTTTTCTACATAGGTAAAATGAAAAAAACCATCAATTACAGGATATGATTCAAATTTTGTGAGCTTTGTTCTAGAAATCCATTTTATAGCTTGGTCTATTATTATTAGAATGCTAATTAATGTAAAGTACATCTACTTTTTCCTTTCACCTATTCAAATCTTTTAGCTTGAACAAATCCTACTTTTCTATAAACCTTATCTAAAGTTTTTCTAGCCTTATTATGTGCCTTTGCCGCACCTTTTGCATAAATTTCCTCTAGATAGTCTTTATTCTCCATAAGATATTCGTATTTTTCTCTTACAGGTCTTAGTCCCTCAACTATTACTTCTGCTGTCTCTCGCTTAAAGTCACCATAGCCTTTACCCTCGTATTTACTTACTATAGCTTCCGTAGACTCCCCTGTGAAGGTTGAATATATGTTAATGAGATTCTTTATCCCTTTTTGCTCATCGTTATACGCAACAATCCCTATAGAATCAGTTACAGCTCTTTTTATTTTGTTTGTGATAGCATCGGCTGAATCTAACATGAGAATCGTAGCATTAGGATTCTCATCTGATTTTGACATTTTTTGGCTCGGCTCCTGAAGACTCATTATTCTAGCTCCCTCTTTAGGTATAAAACCTTCTGGAACTATAAAGGTATCGCTGTATCTTGAGTTGAATCTCTGTGACAAGTCTCTTGCAAGCTCTAAGTGCTGTTTTTGGTCCTCACCAACAGGAACTAGGTCAGTTGAATATAGTAGTATATCCGCAGCCATAAGTACAGGGTAGGTAAATAAACCTGCGTTTAAATTCTCAGCTTTTTTCTGAGATTTTTCTTTGAACTGAGTCATTCTATTTAACTCGCCCATATAGGTCATAGTATTTAACACCCATGAAAGCTCAGCATGCTCAGGCACATGAGATTGAATAAATAAAGTGTTTTTCTCAGGATCAATTCCACTTGCAATGTACTGAGCTAGCACATCTAAAGTCGTTTTTCTCAAATCCTTTGGAACTTGTGGAACTGTTATGGCATGAAGGTCTACAACGCAGTAATAACAATTATATTCATCTTGTAATGCTACCCAATTTTTCATAGCTCCTAGATAATTTCCAAGAGTTAGTTTTCCAGATGGCTGCATGCCGCTAAATATAGTTTTTTTATCCAATTGTAATCCCTCCATTCTACTTAGTTAGCATATTGAGTATAAGTTTTTTTGAATTCTTTGCTGATTCAAATACAAACTCATCGAAATTACTTGGTGCCTCACCGTTTGCTTTATCACTCATAGCTCTTATTACTAAAAATGGCATTTTATTAAGCATACAAACATGAGCTATTGCTGCTCCTTCCATTTCTGCGCAGTCTGCATTAAATTCTGCTTGAAGAGCATCTTTAAGCTCAGAAGAAGAAACAAACACGTCTCCCGAAACTACTATGCCTTTTTTTACATATACATCCTTTAAATCCTTTGCCGCAACAGATGCCATATCTATTAGCTTATCATCAGCTATAAATATGCTCGAATCCATTCTCGGAATCACACCTTTTTTATGTCCAAAAGCAGTAACATCAAAGTCATGCTCAATAAGCTTCGTCGATAATACTATATCTCCTATTTCTAAATCATCAGCTATAGCTCCAGCTACTCCTATATTTATAATAGCCTTAACTTCAAATCTATCTATAAGTATTTGAGTGCACATAGCCGCATTTACTTTTCCAATGCCTGAACGAACCACGACTAAATCAGTGTCATTGATTCTCCCCATATAGAATGTAAGTCCAGCTACTTCTGAAACTCTTATATCATTCATGAGCTCTTTCACTAGAGTTATTTCTTCTTCCATTGCTCCTATTATGCCAAACTTATTCATACAAGCCTCCTAAAATTTACATTTATGATTTACTTTCTATTATAAGTATATTAATCCTTCAAAGTATATCATAAAATTAAATTCTTTGGATAAAATACTCTAAAATTCCCAGCAAAATCGAGCAAAGATAATTATAATTGAATTTCCTTGGATTTTACTTTTTCTATTAGTTCCTCTACTTTTTGCTTTATAATATCTCTAGTCGTCCTATAGCCATCGATAGGTCCTCCTGAAGGGTCATCAAGTCCCCAATCCTGCATAAACTTATTCGGTACAAAAGGACAAACTACATTGCAACCCATAGTAATTAATATGTCTAATTCATAAGGTATGTCTGATAGCAGTTTGGGTTTATGACTACCTATATCTACCCCAGCTTCTTTCATCACTTCTACGGCTAGTGGCTTTACTTCATGATACTCCTGTGTTCCAGCTGAGTACACTTCAAAAATATCAGAGCCTAATTCCTTTGCCCAGCCTTCTGCCATTTGGCTTCTACACGAATTGTGAACACAAACAAATGCTAATTTATACTTCATAAGAGCCTCCTTCATATCGA
This is a stretch of genomic DNA from Acetoanaerobium sticklandii. It encodes these proteins:
- a CDS encoding uracil-xanthine permease family protein, yielding MSEKAINVSEVNTQSVSTAFNQLKRIILAAQHLIAMFGATVLVPILTGMNSSVALVCAGIGTLIFHLCTKGKVPVFLGSSFAFIPVIISVGEIYGDLAYAQGGIMVAGMMYVLMSLIVAAIGVDKVKSFFPSQVIGPMIVVIGLNLVPVAFSMASSNFILAGITLATALLITFFGKGFFKQLAIITAVFVGYLLSWQMGVLDTSSITSAGWFGMPAFTMPKFDIGAISIIAPVVLAVFMEHIGDITTNGTVVGKNFMEDPGLNRTLIGDGLATMVAGFLGGPANTTYGENTGVLAITKNYDPSILRITAVIAIVLGTIGKVGGFLQSIPTSVMGGISLMLFSMISLIGVRTIRDSKIKMDIKNIIIMVVILIIGLGGNVGINIAIPVTEQVSIAGLSLAALVGVILNKIIYSVAK
- a CDS encoding LysR family transcriptional regulator, yielding MLDSRIYTFLKLCDVMNYRITAEELNMTQPAVTQHIKFLENYYGCNFFKYSSRKLSKTPEGVLFEAYLRSADYNQATIKNQLSKKIKQAIRIGATKTIGDYVITDNIIELLNTKDIDLSLYVDNTSNLLDALNHKKISLALIEGFFDKAHYEYKLLREEAFIGICAKNHSFAGKEVPIESLFDENLIIREEGSGTRAILEQILINNNHSLDSFKTTTCISSFEVIKKLVIYEAGISFVYNAVAKSDSNLMTFKIKNNHITREFNFVYLKNTDANKYISYFE
- a CDS encoding YeiH family protein → MSKKILDLLPGLALAVVIAIVARFLENLLPIHLIGASVIALFIGMLINHYYKSDKLKPGLKFTSKKILKFAIVLLGASLSIKTVLTIGKLSLTVMIFTLLTCFGGGYIIGKLLKLNWKLSNLISAGTGICGGSAIAAIAPVIEADDNDIAYAISATFLFDMAMILLFPVMGRALGLSDMAYGLWAGTAVNDTSSVVAAGFAFSEAAGDFATMVKLTRTLSIVPVVLIFSVVSAKIKQSEAGEKQNSVYSRKKVKISSIFPWFILGFVALTMVNSIGVIPSEFGLLAKDISKFLMVAALAAIGLNTDITEMKKSGIAPMIHGFIISALVVIVALVVEYFMGIV
- a CDS encoding RluA family pseudouridine synthase, which encodes MIEEKKYFIVDEEEEDLRLDVFISSALSDLSRTYIQSLIKDKKVTVNDKIEKSSYKVAQLDNICILIPPAKELVIEAEDIPIEILYEDEDLAVVYKERGMVVHPGAGNANHTLVNALMYHFKGQLSSINGIIRPGIVHRIDKDTSGLLMIAKSDIAHRGLSEQLKEHTVQRTYTFICHGNIKADEFTIDAPIGRNPRDRMKMAVVSDGKHAVTHITKIKSNENYSYAMANLETGRTHQIRVHMASKGLPLVGDTLYGPHNSKFKAQGQLLHAKTLGFVHPVTGEFMLFEKEEPEIFKSFLQRFLLD
- a CDS encoding arsenate reductase ArsC → MKYKLAFVCVHNSCRSQMAEGWAKELGSDIFEVYSAGTQEYHEVKPLAVEVMKEAGVDIGSHKPKLLSDIPYELDILITMGCNVVCPFVPNKFMQDWGLDDPSGGPIDGYRTTRDIIKQKVEELIEKVKSKEIQL
- the lspA gene encoding signal peptidase II, whose product is MYFTLISILIIIDQAIKWISRTKLTKFESYPVIDGFFHFTYVENRGAAFGMLQNKTWFFVLITLVVVGYMIYFTKKNKNIDKKLTFVLSIITAGAIGNLIDRIWLGFVVDMFDFRGIWQFVFNFADICVVVGGILLIFLIIKDKEILEKI
- a CDS encoding 5'-methylthioadenosine/adenosylhomocysteine nucleosidase, yielding MNKFGIIGAMEEEITLVKELMNDIRVSEVAGLTFYMGRINDTDLVVVRSGIGKVNAAMCTQILIDRFEVKAIINIGVAGAIADDLEIGDIVLSTKLIEHDFDVTAFGHKKGVIPRMDSSIFIADDKLIDMASVAAKDLKDVYVKKGIVVSGDVFVSSSELKDALQAEFNADCAEMEGAAIAHVCMLNKMPFLVIRAMSDKANGEAPSNFDEFVFESAKNSKKLILNMLTK
- the trpS gene encoding tryptophan--tRNA ligase; translation: MEGLQLDKKTIFSGMQPSGKLTLGNYLGAMKNWVALQDEYNCYYCVVDLHAITVPQVPKDLRKTTLDVLAQYIASGIDPEKNTLFIQSHVPEHAELSWVLNTMTYMGELNRMTQFKEKSQKKAENLNAGLFTYPVLMAADILLYSTDLVPVGEDQKQHLELARDLSQRFNSRYSDTFIVPEGFIPKEGARIMSLQEPSQKMSKSDENPNATILMLDSADAITNKIKRAVTDSIGIVAYNDEQKGIKNLINIYSTFTGESTEAIVSKYEGKGYGDFKRETAEVIVEGLRPVREKYEYLMENKDYLEEIYAKGAAKAHNKARKTLDKVYRKVGFVQAKRFE
- the pyrR gene encoding bifunctional pyr operon transcriptional regulator/uracil phosphoribosyltransferase PyrR — protein: MQEKALIMDDKAMDRAITRIGHEIIEKNKGVDEVALVGIKTRGVPLAKRIAKKIEQIEGKKVTVGELDISLYRDDLSEKADQAVVKESNLGFDVTKKIIVLVDDVLYTGRTVRAALDAIMDVGRPLTIQLAVLIDRGHRELPIRADYVGKNVPTSKLEVIKVSIEDVDGKNYVSINE